In Chloroflexota bacterium, a single window of DNA contains:
- the ruvB gene encoding Holliday junction branch migration DNA helicase RuvB: MIERVVSPKLREEDIAIDASLRPKRLVEYIGQEKVKENLKILIEAAKARGEALDHILIYGPPGLGKTTLANVIANEMEVKIKISSGPAIFIPGDLASILTSLQKGDILFLDEVHRLSRVVEEALYPAMEEFAWDMILGKGMAAKSIRLKLPHFTVIGATTRYALLSSPLRDRFGATYRLDFYDEESVRRIVHRSARILDVKIEPGGTNEIARRARGTPRVANRLLKRVRDYAEVRAAGVITEEVAKQALAMLEIDETGLDDIDRKVLMTIIEKFNGGPVGIETIAAAVSEEADTIMDVYEPYLLQLGFIARTPRGRVATKLAYDHLGISYKDRLSQQATLW, translated from the coding sequence ATGATAGAGCGAGTTGTATCACCGAAACTGCGCGAAGAGGATATCGCCATCGACGCCAGCTTGAGGCCAAAGCGGCTGGTGGAGTATATCGGACAGGAGAAGGTCAAGGAGAATCTCAAAATCCTGATCGAGGCAGCAAAAGCGCGGGGAGAGGCGCTGGATCACATCTTAATCTATGGTCCGCCCGGCTTAGGCAAGACGACCCTGGCCAACGTCATCGCCAACGAGATGGAGGTTAAAATCAAGATCAGCTCCGGGCCGGCCATCTTTATTCCGGGTGACCTGGCCTCGATCCTTACCAGCTTGCAGAAGGGTGATATCCTCTTCCTTGATGAGGTCCATCGCCTGAGTCGGGTGGTGGAGGAGGCCCTCTATCCGGCGATGGAGGAGTTCGCCTGGGATATGATCTTGGGTAAAGGGATGGCCGCGAAGAGCATCCGTCTGAAGCTTCCCCATTTCACGGTCATTGGGGCGACAACGCGCTATGCCCTACTCAGCTCCCCCTTACGCGACCGCTTTGGGGCCACCTATCGCCTCGACTTCTACGATGAGGAGTCAGTACGGAGGATCGTTCATCGCTCGGCCCGCATCCTCGATGTGAAAATAGAGCCAGGAGGGACTAACGAAATCGCCCGCCGGGCGCGGGGGACGCCCCGCGTGGCTAATCGCCTCCTGAAGCGGGTGCGCGATTATGCCGAGGTTCGCGCCGCCGGGGTGATTACCGAGGAGGTGGCCAAGCAGGCGTTGGCGATGCTTGAGATCGACGAGACAGGGCTGGATGACATTGACCGCAAGGTGCTGATGACGATCATCGAGAAATTCAATGGTGGGCCTGTTGGCATTGAGACCATCGCTGCCGCAGTCAGCGAAGAGGCAGATACCATTATGGATGTCTACGAACCGTATCTCTTGCAGCTCGGTTTCATCGCCCGTACCCCCCGAGGGCGTGTCGCCACTAAATTAGCCTACGACCATTTAGGCATATCTTACAAGGATCGCTTGTCTCAACAGGCGACACTATGGTAG
- a CDS encoding epoxyqueuosine reductase QueH — protein MKILLHTCCAPCATYVLQVLAAEGHEVTAYFYNPNIHPAEEYERRRATLQDFAIRIGLPILEDSYDPQQYFAAIGQETEKPGRCRHCYRLRLERTAAKAQALGYEGFTTTLLISPYQDEEILGQIGQELAERYALQFYYADFKAGYWQSRMLAKESGLYRQKYCGCTFSLSGS, from the coding sequence GTGAAGATCTTGTTACATACCTGCTGTGCCCCATGCGCCACCTATGTCCTCCAGGTCCTGGCCGCAGAGGGACACGAAGTCACCGCTTACTTTTACAACCCCAATATTCACCCAGCAGAGGAGTATGAGCGCCGCCGCGCGACTTTACAGGATTTTGCCATTCGAATCGGACTCCCAATCCTGGAGGATAGCTATGATCCACAACAATACTTTGCCGCCATTGGCCAGGAAACCGAGAAGCCTGGGCGCTGTCGGCATTGTTATCGTTTGCGGCTGGAGCGGACGGCCGCTAAGGCCCAGGCGCTGGGATATGAAGGTTTCACAACGACACTTCTGATCAGTCCCTATCAGGATGAGGAGATCCTAGGCCAAATCGGACAGGAGCTGGCCGAAAGGTATGCGCTTCAATTTTACTACGCCGATTTCAAAGCAGGGTATTGGCAAAGCCGTATGCTGGCTAAGGAGTCTGGACTCTACAGGCAAAAGTATTGTGGCTGCACCTTCAGCCTCAGTGGATCTTAA
- a CDS encoding GAF domain-containing protein, with product MRTLFSHNIVLVFFIYGLAFFTMGVAVALEWRRSSGMKMASALGYLAGFGLLSGLSGWLEMFLAISRSTPGPTTVLLHQIQPTSCLSCHATPVTTGAAVVLGGIEVSSLLKAILLAAGAFLLIQFGVRLILITTDKYRWLSWMPFILLALWVAGLLLVCLPARAIAAEWLTMSGILTRYLLYLPGAILAAIALASQRPLFQAMDLSQIARDCGWASALFGLDALITGLVVPGAAFFPASVLNYGTFFAAVGVPVQVWQATFATLIAYFIVRILRIFEIEQNRQLEKAIQERFQAQQQTLEVQRRAQEEAERWSKELEGKVEERTRELEQRHRETEALYNVGLEITALAGIDKILHSVVEKAHQLLGSEVVALALFDEERQEIFMKATSGVRTEEFKQIRLKPGQGLAGKVIGSGEPVEIEDYCTSPTITHEMDPIVMAEGLRSHLAVPLRIGERAFGTLYVAYREVHKFTQADIILLTRLANQAAIAIENARLYDQVQRLAVLEERDRIGREMHDGLAQVLGLLSLKSRIAGDLLLQGEVGKARAEIQEMERVSEDAYADVREAILDLRTTVSPGRGLISTLTEYLHKFSRQHGIHTELIVGDGFDANFSPTTEIQLIRIIQEALTNVRKHAQSTRAWVRLDLIDGQPQISIGDDGQGFDVTQVALARGEHFGLETMRERAESVGGAFEIQSSPGRGTKIIVSLPIA from the coding sequence GTGAGAACCCTGTTCAGCCATAACATAGTTTTGGTCTTTTTCATCTATGGGCTGGCCTTTTTCACTATGGGCGTAGCTGTGGCCCTGGAATGGCGCAGGTCCAGCGGCATGAAGATGGCCAGCGCTTTGGGTTACTTAGCTGGCTTCGGCTTACTCTCCGGCCTGAGTGGCTGGCTAGAGATGTTTCTGGCCATCTCCCGTTCAACCCCCGGCCCTACCACTGTTCTCCTTCACCAGATTCAGCCCACCAGTTGCCTCTCATGCCACGCCACTCCAGTTACGACCGGAGCGGCAGTAGTGTTGGGAGGCATCGAGGTTTCATCGTTGCTAAAAGCAATCCTTCTCGCTGCCGGGGCTTTTCTCCTTATTCAGTTCGGAGTGAGGCTGATTCTTATAACCACGGATAAGTACCGTTGGTTGTCCTGGATGCCGTTCATCCTCCTGGCCCTTTGGGTGGCAGGGCTGCTGTTGGTTTGCCTCCCTGCTAGAGCGATCGCTGCCGAGTGGCTGACCATGAGCGGAATTCTGACGCGTTATCTGCTCTATTTGCCAGGGGCCATCCTGGCTGCTATAGCCCTGGCCTCTCAGCGTCCCCTCTTCCAGGCGATGGACCTATCTCAGATTGCGCGAGATTGTGGCTGGGCATCTGCTCTCTTCGGCCTTGACGCTCTCATTACTGGGCTTGTTGTGCCCGGCGCGGCATTCTTCCCGGCCTCAGTGCTCAATTATGGAACATTCTTCGCCGCTGTTGGCGTACCGGTACAGGTATGGCAAGCCACATTCGCTACCTTGATTGCCTACTTTATCGTGCGCATTCTGCGCATCTTTGAGATCGAGCAGAACAGGCAGCTGGAAAAGGCGATCCAGGAGCGTTTCCAGGCTCAACAACAGACGCTTGAGGTACAGCGGCGGGCTCAGGAGGAGGCCGAGCGATGGAGCAAGGAACTGGAAGGGAAAGTAGAAGAACGGACAAGGGAGCTTGAGCAGCGTCATAGGGAGACGGAGGCCCTCTATAACGTCGGTCTGGAGATCACGGCCTTGGCCGGCATTGATAAGATTTTGCATTCAGTTGTGGAGAAAGCGCATCAGCTCTTGGGCAGCGAGGTGGTCGCTCTCGCTCTCTTTGATGAGGAGCGCCAGGAGATATTTATGAAGGCGACCAGTGGGGTTCGCACGGAGGAATTCAAGCAGATTCGGCTAAAACCGGGACAGGGATTGGCGGGCAAGGTCATCGGCAGTGGTGAGCCGGTTGAGATCGAGGATTACTGTACATCGCCGACGATCACCCACGAGATGGATCCGATAGTGATGGCGGAGGGATTGCGTTCTCACCTGGCTGTTCCTCTGAGAATCGGGGAAAGAGCGTTTGGAACGCTGTACGTTGCTTATCGAGAGGTGCATAAATTTACTCAAGCGGATATAATCCTGTTAACCCGTTTGGCTAATCAGGCGGCCATCGCTATCGAGAACGCCAGACTTTATGATCAAGTGCAAAGACTAGCCGTTCTGGAAGAACGTGACCGGATCGGGCGCGAGATGCATGACGGTTTGGCTCAAGTATTGGGCCTGCTGAGCCTGAAAAGCAGGATAGCTGGGGATCTACTCCTCCAGGGGGAGGTTGGGAAGGCCAGGGCAGAGATACAGGAGATGGAACGAGTCTCGGAAGACGCCTATGCTGATGTGCGTGAGGCTATCCTCGACCTGCGGACAACCGTATCGCCGGGTCGGGGGCTAATCTCTACCCTTACTGAGTATCTCCATAAGTTCAGTCGTCAACATGGTATCCATACCGAGCTTATCGTTGGTGATGGCTTTGACGCTAACTTTTCTCCTACCACTGAGATTCAACTCATTCGCATCATACAGGAAGCGCTGACTAACGTGCGCAAGCACGCTCAATCTACCAGAGCTTGGGTCCGCCTTGATCTCATAGATGGCCAGCCCCAGATAAGCATCGGGGATGATGGGCAGGGATTTGATGTCACCCAAGTGGCCCTGGCGCGAGGAGAACATTTCGGGTTGGAGACGATGCGCGAGAGGGCTGAAAGCGTGGGGGGCGCGTTTGAGATACAATCAAGCCCTGGGCGGGGAACAAAGATCATTGTGAGCTTACCTATTGCCTAG
- a CDS encoding response regulator transcription factor — MELIRLLLVDDHVLFRKGLSSLIAQREEMQVVGEAGDGQEALEKARELKPGLILMDIHMPGCDGLEATRLIKQEMSDIKILMLTVSDEDEDLFGAIKNGAQGYLLKNIHPEQLFGMIQSVFQGEAPISGTIAAKILREFVRQGAVEMAPVRGELSLREREVLRLVADGATNRQIAVQLCITENTVKNHLCNILEKLHAQNRAQAATYALSKGLI; from the coding sequence TTGGAACTGATACGGCTGTTATTAGTTGACGATCACGTTCTCTTCCGCAAGGGACTGAGTAGCCTGATCGCTCAGCGTGAAGAGATGCAGGTGGTAGGTGAGGCTGGAGACGGACAGGAGGCATTAGAGAAGGCTAGGGAACTGAAACCAGGCCTCATCCTGATGGACATCCATATGCCTGGTTGCGATGGGCTGGAGGCTACTAGACTGATTAAGCAAGAGATGTCTGACATTAAGATTCTGATGCTTACTGTCTCCGACGAAGATGAGGATCTCTTCGGTGCCATCAAGAATGGGGCCCAGGGCTACCTTCTGAAGAACATCCATCCTGAGCAACTGTTTGGAATGATCCAGAGTGTTTTTCAGGGGGAAGCTCCTATCTCCGGTACGATTGCGGCTAAGATCCTGCGCGAGTTCGTCCGTCAAGGAGCGGTCGAAATGGCGCCTGTAAGAGGAGAGCTATCCTTGCGAGAAAGGGAGGTGTTGCGACTGGTTGCTGACGGAGCCACGAATCGCCAGATCGCCGTGCAGTTATGCATCACGGAGAATACAGTGAAAAATCATCTGTGCAACATCTTAGAGAAGCTACACGCTCAGAATAGGGCCCAGGCCGCAACTTACGCCTTGAGTAAGGGGCTTATCTAG
- a CDS encoding CDP-alcohol phosphatidyltransferase family protein, translated as MLSDRLKRRVRRGAEYVARGIARTGLSPDALTILGFLLNVLVAAIIASGQQLIGGTLVLLVGAFDILDGALARVTQRMTTFGAFLDSTIDRYSEAVIYFGLLVLYAGRGHEALLIYAVIVGSLMVSYTRARAEGLGLRCEVGLFARPERVILLGLGLLLNQVYLTLWVLAILVNLTAVQRVLYVWRTTRPTR; from the coding sequence ATGTTAAGCGACCGACTCAAGCGGCGGGTCCGTCGAGGCGCCGAGTACGTCGCCAGGGGCATCGCTCGTACAGGGCTGAGTCCTGACGCCCTCACCATCCTGGGGTTCCTTCTGAATGTTCTTGTGGCCGCAATCATCGCCTCGGGTCAGCAGCTTATCGGTGGAACCTTAGTTCTGTTGGTGGGCGCCTTCGATATCCTAGATGGCGCCCTGGCTAGGGTGACTCAGAGGATGACCACCTTTGGTGCCTTCCTGGATTCCACCATCGATCGCTATTCTGAGGCTGTTATCTATTTCGGCCTTCTGGTGCTGTACGCCGGGCGGGGACACGAGGCCCTGCTCATTTACGCTGTGATTGTTGGCTCATTGATGGTGAGTTACACGCGGGCACGGGCTGAAGGATTAGGACTGCGCTGCGAGGTGGGATTGTTCGCCCGCCCTGAAAGGGTTATCTTATTGGGATTGGGGTTGCTCCTCAATCAAGTCTACCTTACCCTCTGGGTTTTGGCCATCCTGGTCAATCTAACGGCAGTGCAGCGCGTCCTATACGTTTGGCGAACGACGAGGCCTACTAGATAA
- a CDS encoding glycosyltransferase family 4 protein — protein sequence MKIALVSPYDYPYPGGVTQHIHHLEEEFRRLGHQVKIIAPSSSDKEELARENIIKVGNVVSIPANGSVARITLSLRLSGRVKRILDHEQFDVVHLHEPMLPALPLTVLHHSRALNIGTFHAYWGTNIAYFYAKPILKRFFNKLDGRIAVSEAALGFVSRHFPGDYTIIPNGINLQRFGGDVPPIAELRDGKLNILFVGRLEKRKGFKYLLKAFPLVKRALPQARLIVVGAYSEGVKARYEAYVARHNLQDIIFTGYVTADMLPRYYRTCDVFCAPSTGGESFGIVLLEAMASGKPVVASDIEGYRLVVSDSVDGLLVPPKDEEALAETLIRLLQDPSLGYEMGQRGALKAQDYSWSKVARRVLNYYQSVMRSCGMAPIQSPLPQPSPLRVPGLPLILLT from the coding sequence ATGAAAATAGCTTTGGTTTCACCTTATGACTATCCCTATCCCGGGGGTGTGACGCAGCATATCCACCACCTGGAAGAAGAATTTAGACGGCTGGGGCATCAGGTCAAGATTATCGCTCCCTCCTCCAGTGACAAGGAGGAGCTCGCCCGGGAGAATATCATCAAGGTGGGTAATGTCGTCTCTATACCAGCTAATGGATCTGTAGCGCGCATCACCCTGTCCCTTCGTCTATCAGGTCGGGTCAAGCGTATCCTGGATCATGAGCAGTTCGATGTCGTTCATCTACACGAGCCTATGCTGCCAGCGCTGCCTCTCACGGTGCTGCATCACTCGCGAGCATTGAATATAGGCACCTTTCACGCCTATTGGGGCACCAACATAGCCTACTTTTACGCCAAACCGATATTGAAAAGGTTTTTCAATAAGCTCGATGGGCGCATCGCTGTCTCTGAAGCAGCGCTCGGCTTCGTCAGCCGCCACTTCCCAGGAGACTACACGATCATTCCTAATGGTATCAACCTCCAACGATTCGGGGGCGATGTTCCCCCCATCGCTGAGCTGCGCGATGGGAAATTGAATATTCTTTTTGTTGGACGTCTGGAGAAGCGAAAGGGATTTAAATACCTTTTGAAGGCCTTCCCGCTGGTAAAACGAGCCCTACCGCAGGCGAGGCTGATCGTTGTTGGGGCCTATAGCGAGGGAGTAAAGGCTCGTTACGAGGCCTACGTGGCTCGCCATAACCTTCAAGATATAATCTTTACCGGCTATGTCACCGCAGATATGCTTCCTCGCTATTACCGCACATGCGACGTTTTCTGCGCCCCCTCCACCGGAGGAGAGAGCTTTGGTATCGTCTTGTTAGAGGCGATGGCCTCAGGTAAACCGGTAGTCGCCTCAGACATTGAGGGTTATCGTTTGGTAGTCAGCGACAGTGTAGATGGCTTGCTTGTGCCCCCTAAGGATGAGGAGGCCCTGGCTGAGACACTCATACGCCTCTTACAGGATCCATCATTGGGTTACGAGATGGGTCAACGAGGAGCACTTAAAGCGCAGGATTATTCCTGGTCGAAGGTCGCCCGTCGCGTCCTGAATTATTACCAGAGCGTTATGCGCAGTTGTGGTATGGCTCCCATCCAAAGTCCTCTGCCACAACCGTCACCTCTCCGGGTGCCTGGCTTACCACTCATCCTCCTCACTTAA
- a CDS encoding PHP domain-containing protein — translation MTMGDTRVIGRADLHIHSATGDGVASVQEIMDYVEEHTDLDLIAITDHDEIMGAYESRELAARYNYRFEVVIGMEVTTLDGHLIGLFLERPVRMLQSLEKTIEAIHEQGGVCIVPHPMSWLTLSVGRRVLKRIMTRTGDCGMIYLDGIEMLNPSIAGRVAYQQARQFNEAVLGLPEVGGSDSHNLPLIGTAYTLFEGRTAADFKLSLVEKKTKAAGRFWTAEDHLRGMASQQFKSLVIHPGQKVSKVINGIWGQGK, via the coding sequence ATGACAATGGGTGATACTAGGGTGATCGGGCGAGCTGATCTGCACATTCACAGCGCCACTGGAGACGGTGTGGCCAGCGTTCAGGAGATTATGGACTATGTCGAGGAGCACACCGACCTGGACCTAATCGCCATTACCGATCATGATGAGATCATGGGGGCTTATGAGTCACGCGAGCTGGCTGCTAGATACAACTACCGCTTCGAGGTAGTCATTGGGATGGAGGTGACGACGCTCGATGGCCACCTGATCGGCCTATTCCTTGAGAGACCCGTTCGAATGCTCCAATCGTTGGAAAAGACGATCGAAGCCATCCACGAACAGGGAGGGGTCTGCATCGTACCCCACCCGATGAGCTGGCTTACCCTCAGCGTAGGACGGCGTGTGCTGAAGCGTATAATGACCCGTACGGGCGATTGTGGTATGATATATTTAGATGGGATTGAGATGTTGAATCCCAGTATCGCTGGAAGGGTGGCCTATCAGCAGGCCAGACAGTTTAATGAGGCTGTTCTGGGGTTACCAGAGGTTGGGGGTAGTGATTCCCATAACCTCCCCCTCATCGGGACTGCCTATACACTCTTCGAGGGGCGTACGGCAGCCGACTTCAAACTTAGTTTAGTCGAAAAGAAGACGAAGGCCGCTGGCCGCTTCTGGACCGCTGAGGACCACTTGCGAGGGATGGCCAGTCAACAATTTAAGAGCTTGGTCATCCATCCTGGACAGAAGGTGTCTAAGGTGATCAATGGGATTTGGGGACAGGGTAAATGA
- a CDS encoding lysophospholipid acyltransferase family protein — MEEQPKANRKEWWRRFIELANQFNLTYWVIRLSGFLARILPVRVSYAIVVSISYLIYLTWHRLRQTAKENIRQILGDGTDEKTIARLARSAFRNYFKYMVEFLRFPVLKKSDVERLICSSGWEHLDHALKEGKGAIFCGFHLGNWDLAGAAIALRGYPLNVIAETFQPQRLDELIQGQRMQMGMRIIPIEMAAKRIVRALRQNEVLALLIDCPAGENGVIVNFCGGQVTIPAGPALLALKTGAKLLPGYLIRQPDNTFHGAITPPVEVEPTGDIAKDIQVITQQLMNRLEEWVKQYPDQWFVFRQLWTHGGAMAQLVG, encoded by the coding sequence GTGGAGGAGCAGCCTAAAGCGAACCGTAAGGAATGGTGGAGGCGATTCATCGAGCTAGCCAATCAGTTTAACCTCACTTATTGGGTGATTCGCCTCAGCGGATTTTTAGCTCGAATTCTGCCCGTTCGGGTCAGCTACGCCATCGTCGTGAGCATCTCCTACCTCATCTATCTGACCTGGCACCGCCTTCGCCAAACAGCGAAGGAGAACATTCGGCAGATACTTGGCGATGGCACTGATGAGAAGACCATAGCTCGCCTGGCCCGTAGCGCCTTCCGAAATTACTTCAAATATATGGTTGAATTTCTGCGCTTCCCCGTGCTCAAGAAGAGCGATGTGGAGCGCTTGATCTGTTCTTCCGGTTGGGAACACCTCGATCACGCTCTTAAAGAGGGTAAGGGAGCGATCTTTTGCGGATTCCATCTGGGCAATTGGGACCTGGCCGGAGCGGCCATCGCTTTACGTGGTTACCCTCTGAATGTGATCGCGGAGACCTTTCAGCCTCAACGCTTAGATGAGTTGATTCAGGGCCAACGCATGCAGATGGGGATGAGAATCATCCCCATCGAGATGGCCGCTAAGCGGATAGTGCGCGCTCTGCGGCAGAATGAGGTCTTAGCCCTACTAATTGATTGTCCGGCTGGCGAAAATGGGGTCATCGTCAACTTCTGCGGTGGTCAGGTCACCATTCCTGCCGGCCCAGCCCTGCTCGCCCTTAAGACGGGAGCCAAACTGCTCCCTGGCTACCTGATCCGCCAACCCGACAACACCTTCCATGGGGCAATAACCCCACCAGTAGAAGTGGAGCCGACAGGCGACATAGCTAAAGATATTCAGGTGATCACTCAACAACTGATGAATCGGCTTGAGGAGTGGGTTAAACAGTATCCGGATCAATGGTTTGTGTTCAGGCAGCTGTGGACGCACGGCGGGGCCATGGCGCAACTGGTCGGTTAA
- a CDS encoding inositol-3-phosphate synthase, with the protein MGKIRVAIIGVGNCASSLVQGIAYYRNAKEDDFVPGLMHVNLGGYHIRDIEFSAAFDIDKNKVGKDLAEAIFTKPNNTIKFTDVPPLGLRVERGMTHDGLGKYLLEIIEKAPGSTADIVGILKETKTDVVVSYLPVGSEEATKWYVEQVLDAGCGFINCIPVFIAREKYWQKRFMDRGLPIIGDDIKSQVGATITHRVLTRLFRERGVKLERTYQLNFGGNTDFYNMLERSRLESKKISKTNAVTSQLDYDLGSDNVHVGPSDYVPWLTDRKWCYIRMEGRTFGDVPLNLELKLEVWDSPNSAGVVIDAIRCCKLALDRGLSGAIEAPSAYFMKSPPVQYTDAQAREMVEEFIRQSEQEGTSGGAA; encoded by the coding sequence TTGGGTAAGATCAGAGTAGCCATCATCGGCGTAGGCAACTGTGCCTCTTCACTTGTGCAGGGAATCGCTTATTACCGTAATGCCAAAGAGGATGATTTCGTTCCAGGGTTGATGCACGTCAATCTCGGCGGATATCACATCCGTGACATCGAGTTCAGCGCTGCTTTCGACATCGACAAGAATAAGGTGGGCAAAGACCTGGCCGAAGCCATCTTTACCAAACCCAATAATACAATCAAGTTCACCGATGTGCCACCATTAGGGCTACGCGTTGAACGAGGCATGACCCACGATGGGCTTGGCAAATACCTCTTGGAGATAATCGAGAAGGCGCCTGGCTCCACGGCCGATATTGTGGGTATCCTGAAAGAGACCAAGACCGACGTGGTGGTCAGCTACCTACCGGTCGGTAGTGAGGAAGCCACCAAGTGGTACGTTGAACAGGTTCTCGATGCCGGTTGTGGTTTCATCAATTGCATTCCTGTTTTTATCGCCCGGGAGAAGTACTGGCAGAAACGATTCATGGATCGCGGCTTGCCGATTATCGGCGATGATATTAAGTCCCAGGTAGGAGCCACCATCACCCACCGCGTTCTAACCAGGCTCTTTCGCGAAAGAGGAGTCAAGCTGGAGCGTACTTATCAGCTGAACTTTGGGGGGAACACCGACTTCTATAATATGCTTGAACGTTCCCGCCTGGAGTCCAAAAAGATCTCTAAGACAAACGCGGTTACCTCCCAACTGGACTACGACTTAGGCTCGGACAACGTCCACGTTGGTCCGAGCGACTATGTGCCCTGGTTAACTGACCGTAAGTGGTGCTATATTCGGATGGAGGGACGAACCTTTGGTGATGTTCCTTTGAACCTGGAACTGAAATTGGAGGTTTGGGATTCGCCCAACTCAGCTGGCGTGGTCATCGATGCCATCCGTTGTTGTAAACTGGCCCTCGACCGTGGACTCAGTGGAGCCATCGAGGCTCCATCAGCCTACTTCATGAAATCGCCACCTGTGCAATACACCGATGCTCAGGCCAGGGAGATGGTGGAGGAGTTCATCCGCCAGAGCGAGCAGGAGGGAACAAGTGGAGGAGCAGCCTAA
- a CDS encoding metalloregulator ArsR/SmtB family transcription factor, translated as MLLYVLTEQIEVKELKVAFRALADVTRLRILYELAKYEEMNVSDLARSIKLSQPLMSWHLRILRKSGLVSTHREGRQVYCALNRNRLAQCQGALNELCGETRDPLSLKDPEYRCPPSPVPL; from the coding sequence ATGCTTCTTTATGTGTTGACGGAGCAAATCGAAGTGAAAGAGCTAAAGGTGGCGTTCCGCGCCCTGGCTGATGTAACCCGCTTGCGTATTCTCTATGAGCTGGCCAAATATGAGGAAATGAATGTTTCTGATCTGGCCAGGTCGATCAAGCTCAGTCAACCACTGATGTCATGGCACCTGCGCATATTGCGCAAATCAGGGCTGGTGAGTACCCATCGCGAAGGGCGACAGGTATATTGCGCCTTGAATCGGAATCGCCTCGCCCAATGCCAAGGCGCTTTGAACGAGCTATGCGGGGAAACCCGCGATCCCCTATCACTAAAAGACCCTGAATATCGTTGCCCCCCATCCCCAGTTCCCCTTTAA
- a CDS encoding dihydrodipicolinate synthase family protein, whose translation MNRDFSLAGIFPPIPTPFEGDGIAHQHLAQNLERWNRTPLAGFVVLGSNGEYVYLTEQEKEAVIATARQHIPADKLLIAGTGAESTLAAIRLTMRAAEMGADAVLVVTPHYFKAQITTKALWEHYRAIADRSPRPVIVYDVPAFTGIDLTSEQILTLAQHPNIKGIKVSSPNIVKIGEVLRSCPLHFVVLAGSQSLLYPALCLGAIGGILALANIAPHACVQILRLFQSGQHEEARALHLRMLPLNRAVTAKYGVAGLKVALDLLGYFGGEPRLPLQPLTSEQKEEIKELLKDSGLLD comes from the coding sequence ATGAACAGGGATTTTTCACTGGCTGGTATCTTTCCCCCCATCCCTACCCCTTTCGAGGGTGACGGCATAGCCCATCAACACCTGGCGCAAAACCTTGAACGCTGGAATCGTACCCCCCTGGCCGGTTTCGTCGTTCTAGGGTCCAATGGGGAATATGTTTACCTAACCGAGCAGGAAAAGGAGGCCGTGATCGCCACGGCCAGGCAACATATTCCGGCGGATAAGTTGCTTATCGCCGGAACCGGCGCTGAGAGCACCCTGGCCGCTATCCGCCTAACCATGAGAGCGGCGGAGATGGGCGCTGATGCGGTCCTGGTAGTCACCCCTCACTACTTCAAAGCGCAGATAACTACCAAGGCCCTTTGGGAACATTATCGAGCCATCGCCGACAGGTCGCCACGGCCGGTGATAGTCTACGACGTTCCCGCCTTTACGGGCATCGACCTTACGTCGGAACAGATTTTGACCCTAGCCCAGCATCCGAACATCAAGGGCATCAAGGTCAGCAGTCCCAACATCGTCAAAATAGGAGAAGTGTTACGGTCCTGTCCCCTGCACTTCGTCGTACTGGCTGGGTCACAGAGCCTGCTCTACCCCGCCCTCTGCCTGGGAGCCATCGGGGGAATCTTAGCCCTGGCTAACATCGCCCCTCACGCCTGTGTACAGATACTTCGGTTGTTCCAATCTGGGCAGCACGAGGAGGCGAGGGCTCTGCACTTGCGGATGTTACCGCTTAACCGGGCCGTAACGGCCAAATATGGGGTAGCCGGTTTGAAGGTGGCCCTGGATCTCCTCGGCTATTTCGGGGGTGAACCACGGCTGCCCCTTCAGCCCCTAACCAGTGAACAGAAGGAAGAGATCAAAGAGCTCCTTAAAGACAGCGGGCTATTGGACTGA